A single genomic interval of Roseofilum reptotaenium CS-1145 harbors:
- a CDS encoding PEP-CTERM sorting domain-containing protein, whose amino-acid sequence MVDGSVDLIGNGFFDFFPGQGLFLDLDGTTSNAGTVVSKTPFTFNPGQIVELSFDLLGQNPGRTQNNNLTVSLGSLFEETFSVLDPGLITRQFTVEELTTANLIFDHTGGDDGGLVLDDVRLAIRKPSKSVPEPSSILGLLAFGALGFRSLRQRKPC is encoded by the coding sequence GTGGTTGACGGTTCCGTTGATTTGATTGGTAACGGATTCTTTGATTTCTTTCCGGGTCAAGGACTTTTTCTAGACCTTGATGGCACAACGTCTAATGCAGGGACTGTTGTTTCCAAAACACCATTTACTTTCAATCCGGGTCAAATTGTGGAGTTAAGTTTTGACTTGTTAGGACAAAACCCTGGTAGAACACAAAATAATAATCTGACTGTTTCTTTGGGAAGTTTGTTTGAAGAAACCTTTTCTGTGCTGGATCCTGGACTCATTACTCGGCAGTTTACTGTAGAAGAACTGACAACAGCCAATCTAATCTTCGATCATACTGGAGGAGACGATGGAGGATTAGTTCTTGATGACGTAAGGTTGGCGATCCGAAAACCCTCCAAATCTGTACCGGAACCCTCTTCTATTTTAGGATTATTAGCCTTCGGTGCGTTGGGTTTCCGTTCCCTGCGTCAACGGAAACCGTGCTAA